The following coding sequences lie in one Rutidosis leptorrhynchoides isolate AG116_Rl617_1_P2 chromosome 4, CSIRO_AGI_Rlap_v1, whole genome shotgun sequence genomic window:
- the LOC139840537 gene encoding uncharacterized mitochondrial protein AtMg00810-like — MIGCKPSRTPVETSAKLTATGPPVADPTLYRSLAGALQYLTFTRPDISYAFQQICLFMHDPHEAHFSALRRIIRYVQGTLDLGLQLFASSTTSLVAYYDTDWAGCPTTHRSTSEYCVFMGNNLLSWSSKRQL; from the coding sequence ATGATTGGTTGCAAACCCAGCAGGACCCCAGTTGAAACCAGTGCCAAACTCACGGCCACTGGTCCTCCAGTTGCCGATCCCACTTTGTACCGCAGTCTTGCAGGTGCTCTTCAGTACCTCACCTTTACACGCCCGGATATTTCATATGCATTTCAGCAAATTTGTTTATTTATGCATGATCCTCATGAGGCTCACTTTTCTGCTCTCAGACGGATCATACGATACGTTCAGGGTACTTTAGATCTTGGTCTTCAGCTATTTGCTTCTTCCACCACCTCGCTGGTGGCATACTATGATACTGATTGGGCAGGCTGTCCTACTACTCACCGATCAACTTCCGAATATTGTGTTTTTATGGGTAATAATCTCCTTTCTTGGTCTTCCAAgcgccaactgtga
- the LOC139840004 gene encoding COP9 signalosome complex subunit 4-like isoform X2: METAFASASAIGDQRQKIEEYKHILSTVIASNDVVQAKKFIDHIVSRQLLQTVAQELGRLEPENQKEIAHYTLHQIQPRVVSFEEQVLVIREKLAELYESEQLWSKAAQMLSGIDLDSSMRVIDDKFKLSKCVQIARLYLEDDDAVNAEAFINKASFMVSNSQHEVLNLQYKVCYARILDLKRKFLEAALRYYDISQIEKRQIGDEVIDEEALEQALAAAVTCTILAAAGPQRSRVLATLYKDERCSRLKIYPILQKVYLERILRKAEIDAFSEELKEHQKALLPDNVTVLDRAMVEHNLLSASKLYTNISFDELGTLLGIASQKAEKIASRMICEDRMRGSIDQVEAVIHFEDDNGELQQWDQQIFGLCQALNDVLDSMAKKGLAIPV; encoded by the exons ATGGAGACTGCATTCGCAAGCGCTTCTGCAATCGGCGATCAGCGTCAAAAAATCGAAGAATACAAACACATTCTTTCAACCGTAATCGCTTCAAACGATGTCGTTCAAGCCAAAAAATTCATTGACCACA TAGTATCACGGCAGTTGTTACAAACAGTCGCACAAGAGTTAGGTAGATTGGAACCTGAGAATCAAAAGGAGATTGCTCACTATACACTTCATCAGATTCAGCCTCGTGTTGTATCGTTTGAAGAACAG GTTCTTGTCATCCGTGAGAAGCTTGCAGAGCTGTATGAGTCGGAACAGTTATGGTCAAAAGCAGCACAAATGCTCAGTGGGATTGATCTCGACTCTTCAATGAG GGTGATTGATGACAAGTTCAAGTTGTCAAAATGCGTGCAAATTGCCCGACTATACCTTGAG GATGATGATGCCGTGAATGCTGAGGCTTTCATCAACAAAGCTTCATTTATGGTTAGCAACAGTCAGCATGAAGTATTGAATTTACAGTACAAG GTTTGTTATGCAAGGATACTAGATTTAAAAAGGAAGTTCTTGGAAGCTGCTCTTCGCTATTATGATATTTCACAAATTGAGAAGCGACAAATAGGAGATGA AGTGATTGATGAAGAAGCACTAGAACAGGCCCTAGCTGCCGCTGTGACTTGCACAATTTTGGCTGCTGCAGGTCCTCAGCGTTCTCGTGTTCTTGCAACCTTGTATAAA GATGAACGATGTTCAAGGTTGAAGATTTACCCCATCTTGCAAAAG GTGTACTTAGAGAGAATCTTGAGGAAAGCTGAGATAGATGCATTCTCTGAAGAACTGAAAGAGCATCAG AAAGCACTTTTACCGGACAATGTTACTGTGCTTGATCGTGCAATGGTTGAGCATAACCTCTTGAGTGCAAGCAAACTGTATACAAACATAAG CTTCGATGAGTTGGGCACACTACTGGGCATTGCATCTCAAAAG GCAGAAAAGATTGCATCAAGAATGATTTGTGAAGATAGAATGAGGGGCTCTATTGATCAG GTAGAAGCAGTTATTCATTTCGAGGATGATAATGGAGAGCTCCAGCAATGGGATCAACAG ATTTTTGGACTTTGTCAAGCTTTGAATGACGTTCTTGATAGCATGGCAAAGAAGGGGTTAGCGATTCCTGTATAA
- the LOC139840004 gene encoding COP9 signalosome complex subunit 4-like isoform X1 — protein METAFASASAIGDQRQKIEEYKHILSTVIASNDVVQAKKFIDHILSDDVPLVVSRQLLQTVAQELGRLEPENQKEIAHYTLHQIQPRVVSFEEQVLVIREKLAELYESEQLWSKAAQMLSGIDLDSSMRVIDDKFKLSKCVQIARLYLEDDDAVNAEAFINKASFMVSNSQHEVLNLQYKVCYARILDLKRKFLEAALRYYDISQIEKRQIGDEVIDEEALEQALAAAVTCTILAAAGPQRSRVLATLYKDERCSRLKIYPILQKVYLERILRKAEIDAFSEELKEHQKALLPDNVTVLDRAMVEHNLLSASKLYTNISFDELGTLLGIASQKAEKIASRMICEDRMRGSIDQVEAVIHFEDDNGELQQWDQQIFGLCQALNDVLDSMAKKGLAIPV, from the exons ATGGAGACTGCATTCGCAAGCGCTTCTGCAATCGGCGATCAGCGTCAAAAAATCGAAGAATACAAACACATTCTTTCAACCGTAATCGCTTCAAACGATGTCGTTCAAGCCAAAAAATTCATTGACCACA TTCTTTCGGATGATGTTCCGTTAGTAGTATCACGGCAGTTGTTACAAACAGTCGCACAAGAGTTAGGTAGATTGGAACCTGAGAATCAAAAGGAGATTGCTCACTATACACTTCATCAGATTCAGCCTCGTGTTGTATCGTTTGAAGAACAG GTTCTTGTCATCCGTGAGAAGCTTGCAGAGCTGTATGAGTCGGAACAGTTATGGTCAAAAGCAGCACAAATGCTCAGTGGGATTGATCTCGACTCTTCAATGAG GGTGATTGATGACAAGTTCAAGTTGTCAAAATGCGTGCAAATTGCCCGACTATACCTTGAG GATGATGATGCCGTGAATGCTGAGGCTTTCATCAACAAAGCTTCATTTATGGTTAGCAACAGTCAGCATGAAGTATTGAATTTACAGTACAAG GTTTGTTATGCAAGGATACTAGATTTAAAAAGGAAGTTCTTGGAAGCTGCTCTTCGCTATTATGATATTTCACAAATTGAGAAGCGACAAATAGGAGATGA AGTGATTGATGAAGAAGCACTAGAACAGGCCCTAGCTGCCGCTGTGACTTGCACAATTTTGGCTGCTGCAGGTCCTCAGCGTTCTCGTGTTCTTGCAACCTTGTATAAA GATGAACGATGTTCAAGGTTGAAGATTTACCCCATCTTGCAAAAG GTGTACTTAGAGAGAATCTTGAGGAAAGCTGAGATAGATGCATTCTCTGAAGAACTGAAAGAGCATCAG AAAGCACTTTTACCGGACAATGTTACTGTGCTTGATCGTGCAATGGTTGAGCATAACCTCTTGAGTGCAAGCAAACTGTATACAAACATAAG CTTCGATGAGTTGGGCACACTACTGGGCATTGCATCTCAAAAG GCAGAAAAGATTGCATCAAGAATGATTTGTGAAGATAGAATGAGGGGCTCTATTGATCAG GTAGAAGCAGTTATTCATTTCGAGGATGATAATGGAGAGCTCCAGCAATGGGATCAACAG ATTTTTGGACTTTGTCAAGCTTTGAATGACGTTCTTGATAGCATGGCAAAGAAGGGGTTAGCGATTCCTGTATAA
- the LOC139840004 gene encoding COP9 signalosome complex subunit 4-like isoform X3, with protein sequence METAFASASAIGDQRQKIEEYKHILSTVIASNDVVQAKKFIDHISRQLLQTVAQELGRLEPENQKEIAHYTLHQIQPRVVSFEEQVLVIREKLAELYESEQLWSKAAQMLSGIDLDSSMRVIDDKFKLSKCVQIARLYLEDDDAVNAEAFINKASFMVSNSQHEVLNLQYKVCYARILDLKRKFLEAALRYYDISQIEKRQIGDEVIDEEALEQALAAAVTCTILAAAGPQRSRVLATLYKDERCSRLKIYPILQKVYLERILRKAEIDAFSEELKEHQKALLPDNVTVLDRAMVEHNLLSASKLYTNISFDELGTLLGIASQKAEKIASRMICEDRMRGSIDQVEAVIHFEDDNGELQQWDQQIFGLCQALNDVLDSMAKKGLAIPV encoded by the exons ATGGAGACTGCATTCGCAAGCGCTTCTGCAATCGGCGATCAGCGTCAAAAAATCGAAGAATACAAACACATTCTTTCAACCGTAATCGCTTCAAACGATGTCGTTCAAGCCAAAAAATTCATTGACCACA TATCACGGCAGTTGTTACAAACAGTCGCACAAGAGTTAGGTAGATTGGAACCTGAGAATCAAAAGGAGATTGCTCACTATACACTTCATCAGATTCAGCCTCGTGTTGTATCGTTTGAAGAACAG GTTCTTGTCATCCGTGAGAAGCTTGCAGAGCTGTATGAGTCGGAACAGTTATGGTCAAAAGCAGCACAAATGCTCAGTGGGATTGATCTCGACTCTTCAATGAG GGTGATTGATGACAAGTTCAAGTTGTCAAAATGCGTGCAAATTGCCCGACTATACCTTGAG GATGATGATGCCGTGAATGCTGAGGCTTTCATCAACAAAGCTTCATTTATGGTTAGCAACAGTCAGCATGAAGTATTGAATTTACAGTACAAG GTTTGTTATGCAAGGATACTAGATTTAAAAAGGAAGTTCTTGGAAGCTGCTCTTCGCTATTATGATATTTCACAAATTGAGAAGCGACAAATAGGAGATGA AGTGATTGATGAAGAAGCACTAGAACAGGCCCTAGCTGCCGCTGTGACTTGCACAATTTTGGCTGCTGCAGGTCCTCAGCGTTCTCGTGTTCTTGCAACCTTGTATAAA GATGAACGATGTTCAAGGTTGAAGATTTACCCCATCTTGCAAAAG GTGTACTTAGAGAGAATCTTGAGGAAAGCTGAGATAGATGCATTCTCTGAAGAACTGAAAGAGCATCAG AAAGCACTTTTACCGGACAATGTTACTGTGCTTGATCGTGCAATGGTTGAGCATAACCTCTTGAGTGCAAGCAAACTGTATACAAACATAAG CTTCGATGAGTTGGGCACACTACTGGGCATTGCATCTCAAAAG GCAGAAAAGATTGCATCAAGAATGATTTGTGAAGATAGAATGAGGGGCTCTATTGATCAG GTAGAAGCAGTTATTCATTTCGAGGATGATAATGGAGAGCTCCAGCAATGGGATCAACAG ATTTTTGGACTTTGTCAAGCTTTGAATGACGTTCTTGATAGCATGGCAAAGAAGGGGTTAGCGATTCCTGTATAA